Within the Ranitomeya imitator isolate aRanImi1 chromosome 8, aRanImi1.pri, whole genome shotgun sequence genome, the region TCTGCTGAGGATATGtttagctcatccaggatggaatAGACTGGATACAATTATAGCAAACTCTCAAAATTAGGTCTGTACGTCCTCGGGCAACAAGCAGTGATTTGGTCCGTAACCTGCTGAGCCCCAATGCCAAGTCCCTGCCAACCATCACAGACTGCATAGCAGTGTTATATTGTCCTATGGCACCGGGGTTCAGCTGCCCCTCGGGTGCCGCCGTCTGGGCACAACAACAACTATGATGTTTTTTGTAAGACTATTTCATCAGCAACACAAATCTCTCATGTCCTGGTGTTTTGTGGACTGAAACAAATTGGTGCGGACCCTTTGAGGAATAAAGTGTTTGAAAAGTCCCATTGTTCTTGCACAACTCTCACAACTTGCTCACACACTTTGCAACCTTTGATATTTTTAAGCCAGCTtttagaagaatttttttttttttgtagctgtTCTTGATTCTCCTTCGAGCGTTGCAGCTTCTCAGCCGCCTGGTGCTTTCCCTACAGCCGATCCCCATAAAGGAACCACCCAGCAAGGTAAGGGTTATATGTGAGCCAATAGAAAAAGTTGAGACTTTACCATCTTCTGGTTTGTGATGAGCAGAAATCCTGCCTTACTCATGGCTGACAGAAGGGTAATGGAGACTTGAGctcagctgcattttttttttttttttttttctagatggCAAGCGGCCCAAAGGGGAAGTCCTCGAAGTCTAAAACCTCCAGACCCCAAAAATCCCCAAAAGGAAAATCAAAGCCAAAATGGGAGGAAAAGGAGACCATTTCCTTGGACAGTTCAGAGGATGAAGATCGGAAACAATTAGACGTTATCACACCTAAGAAAGAAGTCCGTAAAGTAAAAAAAGAGATGTCAGGGGAGAACTCCGAAGACACCAAGGTTAAAGCAAATCCCAAAAATAAGCTCCAGAGGAAAGTGGCCTCCAAAGTATCATACAAAGAGGAGAGCGAGAGCCACGAGGGCAGCAGCGATTCTGACTATTCCTACACCGGCAGCGAGGACAGTGACTTCTCCGAATGGGATGAGTCGATTGAAAGGAAAGTTAAAGGGATGTCCTCGCTAAAGGTGAACAGGAAGAGGTCTGGGGAGGGCAAAGGTAAGAGTCATGTTGCCCCTGGACAACCTAAAGCAAAGAGCTCCCCCAAAGATGATGACCAAAAGCCTAAGAGGAGAGGCAAGATCATTTCCaccgatgatgaggaggaggatgaggttaTATTGCCGCCCCCGACCAGAGGTAGCGATCAGTGGGTGGAGGTCTACCTGGAGAAAGAAGAGAAGTGGGTGTGCGTGGACTGTGTATATGGGACGGTCAACCAGCCTTCCCTGTGCTTCAAGGCCGCTACCAAACCGGTTACTTACATCGTGGGGATTGACACCACAGGGCATGTAAAAGATGTGACGCGAAGATATGATCCAGAGTGGATGACTGGGACCCGCAAACGCCGCATTGATACAGAGTGGTGGGAAGAGACACTGCTGCCTTATAGAAGCACCGACAGTACACAGGAAGATAAGGAAGATGTAGAGGTAAGGAGCGGAGACTATGGTGTACGACCTCAGCATTTTACCCTGCCTGCACTAGTAACTCCACTGATGTTTGTGGGGTCACTGTTGCAAACGCCACAGCATGAAGTCTTTGGAGGAGGGAGGAGCAGAAAAAGAGACTTGGTCAGATGGTGCTGCAGCTCCCCAATAGGTTTCTCaccacagagctggattcacagccacactgctTAGCATTGCTGAGCAGTGTTCTCCATGCTGCTCCTTCTTCTAAACAtgctagagacaggagagcaggaaacgttcatgtttgtgtgtgctgtgtatgcgaGACAACACAGCAGCTCGTCTACATTCACTAGCTCCGAGACATCTGAAAAGTTGAGGTAGGGCCTGCAGTGATGAAAAATGTAGGATTCAAGTCATATCGTGGGCAGAAATGGTGACATTCCTCATGTACACATGACAGCTTATTCTTTTATATAATcttcaaggggttgtccagtctccaAGGAAAAGTGTGCattactgcagactgccaaattgtAACAATGTGCTCATGCTGCTTCCTACACGGGTGGACGGTCACGTGGCCACATTTGGGATGTTCATGCTTGCAGTCCTTTGCATACTAGTCTCTCCCAGGTTCTCTCAACAGAAGAGAATTGAAGAAAGCGCAGGAGTCTAATCGGTAAATTACCACAAGTATGCAGATCATAAATGTGGTCACGTGCCCGGTCACACGCGGGGAATGCAGGGGAAGCGTGACAGTAATAACACCACACCCTGCCACAATCCAGCAGTTTACACTCACGTAATATGTAGAAAATCTTCTTCTGAGACCGGACAACCCCCGTTAACTCCAaattactgttttgttttttagtTTGAAGCAAAACTCCTGAAGCAGCCCCTGCCGACCTCTATCACAGAGTATAAGAACCATCCTCTCTACGCTCTAAAGCGTCACCTACTGAAGTATGAAGCCATCTACCCCGAATCTGCCGCCATCCTTGGCTCCTGTAGAGGGGAGGCTGTGTACTCCAGGTAATGAACTTACGGCCTTTGCTCTAAATATGTCAGGTATAAATGTTTTTTTCGGTCTCCTTTTTTACATTTGGGATGTGACTGGCACAGAACATCACATTTCTGATCTGGCTGTAGGCTGGCATTGTATCACAGGCGCTGGATTAAAGATCTATTAAAACACAACTGCTCATTTTCTCCGCAGGTCTTGTGTCCACACCCTGCATTCACGGGACACGTGGTTGAAGGATGCCCGCGTGGTGCGGCTCGGGGAGGTGCCTTACAAGGTGATGGAATAGACAGACTGCTTGGCCCCACCGGGCACGGAAAATGTAACTGTTAGCAACAAAACTTTAGAGGACGCGCTGGTAATGTCATTTATGTCACACCCGATCTGCTTCGTGCACAGATGGTGAAAGGGCAGTCTAATCGAGCGAGAAAAGCCCGCCTGGCAGATCCAAAGAAGGACAGCAATGACCTTGCTCTGTATGGCCAGTGGCAGACGGAGGAGTATCAGCCGCCTATTGCTGTGGATGGAAAGGTAACGGTGCAGTGTCAGTGCATGAAGTTTGTAAATGACAGTGATAGACCTGGCACACTGCACTGAAAGTGGCATACACCTTAGATACCTGCCGGTCAAACCCTTATTTTGCCACCTGCTATTCATCCTGACATTCCCCGTACACTTGCATGCTCGTATCAGTAGTACTCAATATGGAGAGGGGAATAAGCTGCTGCTTAACAACTTCTCTCCTTTGATAACATGGCTCATGCTTTTCTTCCCCAACATTTGCTATTGAGGAAGAGTTGGGGCACCTTGATTCACATTCGATGTTTGCCCAATTCCCCCAGCGCTGTGGCTTCTAATACCAGAATCCTTATCCAGATATCTTTTTGATGCACAGGTTCCTCGCAATGAGTTCGGCAATGTTTACCTCTTTAAACCCAACATGCTGCCCATCGGCTGCTGCCATCTGCAGGTCTCTAATCTGCATCGTGTGGCCAGGAAGCTGGACGTCGACTGCGCCACTGCCATCACCGGCTTTGACTTCCACTGTGGTTTCTCGCACCCTATGTAAGGCTGATGTCCCCGATAACATAACTTTTAGGGTTTGCACTTAATTTATCCAATTCCACAGACTGCAAACCACCCCACATTTTGAACCCTTTCCTTTTACTGTAAGAAAGATATGTGATTGCTGTCAGTGAAACGGGAAAGCCATAGTTTACAGTCAGAGATTGATAATGTCCAATTGACCCTTCACTCGATACTTTATGATGGAGCACATCCGCCTCCCTTGGGGTAACATCCAGATGTGCAGAAATCCACTGCAAAATATGCATGTTCCATTCGCATTGGGTTACACACTATCTGCATTGCTAGGTGAGAACTGCAGCATTGCCACATAATGAGCGGGCTGCAGGTTTGTGAACTTTTCTAACATTGACTCATGAAACTTGTATTGATTTGGCAAATTTGCAGCAATTCTACCTCGTCTGGACTCTGCCCATTTTAAACCTGAGAATTTAAACTATTAacatttccattcactgacagcaagcagaagaGTTAGGAAGTAAACCTATAAAGCTACAGAAAATGACAACTGCAGTCCTAGTTTTTTTTCTTTCGTATTTCCCCAGTACTGATGGTTATATTGTGTGTGAGGAATATAAAGACGTCCTGCTGGCTGCCTGGGAGAATGAACAGGTGGAGATCGAACGCAAGCAGAAAGAGGTGAATGACAGGATAGATTCCGTGCACTACGGTAAACGGAGCTGTGGAGTCAGTACACGACTCCTCAAGTTCTCTGACCGGTCTCTGTATTTGTCTTGTAGAAGCGAGAAAAACGAGCGCTGGGAAACTGGAAACTGCTGGTGAAGGGTCTTCTGATCAGAGAGAGACTGAAAGCGCGATATGGACAGAAGGTAAAGCCGTGAACGTGGAGCTGTCATCCAGGCAGCTTTCTACAATGCCCCTTACAAGCTGCAGAAAAAGCAAACAGTATATCAGGGCGGACATGCTGTGTGCACCTATCTGCAGCGGTCCCTATACCTGGTGCATGATCCATACTTTACTGTATAGGGGAAATCTACTATAAAATGAATAACCTTCCCCCATGTGGGACCCTGATCTTTGCACTAATAGATTGGGACCCCCGTTCATTAATGCTAGCACCAGACTGATAAGGCACCTTTATCCTGACTGTATTATTTCTGCAGGACTCCGCACACTTCACCTCTGCAGCCGGAGAAGGATTCTCATCAGATGAGGAGCAGCCGGCGAGCGGGACCCCGGCTCTGGACACTGCCGTATCCTGGCCCCAGAACAGAAAGGCCGAAGAGCAGCTGGGAGGGAAAGTGAAGCGGAAAACCAAGAGGGAGAAGAAAGGAGAAGAAAAACACTTATTCCCATTTGAGAAGCTGTGATAAAGTCCAGTGAGCACAtgcgaaccacaagtctcagcttcTTACCCATAACTGATCTTAAAGCACTTCAGGCAAAGTGAGCACCATGTCATACATAGCGCGGGGCCTTTGTTTCTTCAGGGCCGGACGGTAGAAACACCATGAGAGAATCCCCCTGCACCAGCCATAATGCCGGGTTACTTGTCCTTTTACAGATTGTGATTAGTATTTAAAATTGAGACAATAATAATATAGAATTGTTTATAACaaaatatgaaagaaaaaaaaaaaattaagactgaATCTGATTTTTGTACAAAATTCTGAAAATAAATGTTTTATAAATGAGAGAATCCAAGTAGTGTATTTATTTCCCACCGCGGCACAAGATGGAAGTCTGTCTTCACTCAGCTGCCGTCCATACAGTAAGTGCTGCCCCTTCTCATCTGTGTATGCAGGGTATAATTCTTACGGCAGTCTCGTGACCTAATCTGTACAATGGCcgttcttaaagggattgtccatagcTTGGATAGAGTACAGAGCTGGGTCAGCACAGCGCCAcattgtgtagtggccattctcaggtactgcagatcagcttatATTGAAGTTAACGTTATCTGAGATTCAGTAAATGGGAGCGGCCACTGCCGTGCTGCTCAATGGGGGTCTCCAGGGTCAGACCCACGGATCTGATACTGATAACCATATACCAAGGACTTGGACAAAGCGCAGGAATGTACATAGTAGTTTCTCACTAGGTGGATCCTAAAGAGCATGAAAACAAACCagttgcttaaaggggttgtccactttcacCGAATCTTGTGGTCGCAAGGTGGTGAGTATAGTAAGGAGAAACCTGTGCTTTACTTATCCTTCCTGGGTGCAGCGTTGTCTCTGCATCCACCAGTCGCTGTTTAGCTGCAGCGGTGTCAGTGGCGTCTTCACAACAGACAGAGACCGGTCCAGGGAGAATAAGATAATATTTCATGTATGAAGATGAAGCATCAAAGGCGAGATGGTCACAGCTTTGTGTTCAGCTGCAGCCATGGTAAAGATATCTGCTTGTAATCAGTGAATGGAAACTATAACTTCCATAGTTGTCCCAATCTTTTCCCCCTGGTGCAGCGGTTGCTGCTGTACAGTTATCGGAGTTCTTACCTGTGCATCCATCACATGAGCAGAGCACATTCTCAGGCCCTGGAGCAAAATCATGACATTTCCCATTCAATGACTATAAGCCGAGATCTTGGCAACGTTTAATTCATAGAGGAGAAGACTGTATTGCACTTTATTTTCTGAATTCAGAAATTCCCTTTATTCATTGCATAATAAACTCCGGTAATTTGTGTCTTATGTTCTTACtgtttaagatctctgcttgccatCAGTGACTGAAAACATCGTTCACAGAGGCTAAAAGAGTCTCCGGGCTTGTACAAAAGTGAACTTTGATCTACTCGAGGCACGTTATCAGGACTGGTTATCAGCATCCCTTGTCacttactgacagcaagcagagatgttgACCGTGGTGAAAAATTGAACGTTTTATTAGAAAGTTTCAGAACGTTTCAGTGCACAAATGGAAAATCCTCAGTAACTTTACTCGGTCTCTACAGAGACTGTAACAATGAGAGCAGGATTGTCTATGCAGAAGCTCCGGCTGGATGCTGCCAATACATGTGAACGTTCTTGCTGAGACTTGTAGTACCACAGAATGCAGAGGCTTCAGTGTTGCCTGCATGCACGACTGACTGTTGTAAACATTTATCTTCATTGAGCCAAGGATTCTCCAGCACAATCTGGCACAAAAATAGTGAGAATCTCTTTGGTGACACCTGGATTCTGTGTTTCACAGACGGCAAGTGCCATGTAACACGGGCAGAACCAATCCATCATATACACAATGTGGAGTAACTCTGCATTACATGCATCATGTCatactccaatcacatccaaagctgcattcacACGTCTTGGAATATGTCAGCTCCtcccgggaaggggggggggcagaGACCCAAAAAGTGTTCTACACGCTGCTCTAGCTGTGACCGGAGAACAACACCCGATGTGGAATCCAATAGAATATATAAAAACATTATCAAAGAATCCAAAAAGTAACATTGAAGACATTATTGCATCGCTGACCCTGAAAGCTGGAATTTTGTAACCTCGTCACTAGCAAGACTCAAGTAGGGAAATGGCCCTACTGGTATTTCTTGGTGGGCACACGGGTCCGGGCGAGGAGAATAATGCCAATGGCGGCAGTGCTCAGCAGCAGGGCCATCAGCGGGCGATAGAACAACCAGCCGGAGGCGATGGTCAGCAGAGAGAGGGACGTGGAGATGCACAGGGCAAACAGCTTGAGACCCAGATTGACGAGATCACGAACAATAGGAAACCAGTCCACTGTAATGGGAGCAATGGGAAGTCATTAACCCAAAGGAAAAAAACACCATACAAGCATCTAGACTCCCTCCATAAACTATGATCCCATTTTTCTCACCACAGGCTTCCATAATGCCCATTGAGCCggtgcttaaaggggtattctgatcTGTTCCCTTCCATATCTGGAGGAGATTGGGGGCCAGTGTCTGATACCTGCCAGGTCACGTGCTCGATTGGTAAGTTGTGTACGCATCCGGACCATTAGCAGTAGACATGACTTTATTGGCCCTGCTCTCCTCCCGATGCAGTCAGAGGAGCCAGAGtaccttttacatacagcagtcaaACTCaagaagcagagctgcagtgtaaagcagggaaGGAGATGGATTGAAGAGCTACCTCATTACACCGAAGCAGAAGTGCAAAGAATAGCAGCCTCAACCTCTGATGAAGCAGGAGGTGGATTTCTGACTACCTCAAACTCCAACAGACAATGCAGCTGAGCTGGAGACTCTGCGAAAAGCTCCAGTAAATGGCTACAACTGGCTGTAGTTAGAGGATATGGTTGTCCTATTTCCCCCCATTATCCATGATCGCTCCTGGAGAATTCACGGCTCACCTAGTGTGTGGATGATCTTCGTCATCAAACTGACACCTAGGAACATCATCAGCCACCCGGCGGCACGCAGGGCCCAGGTCTTCATGATGTTGCCCTGATGCTCTGCAAGGAACATTTCCTACAAGATATACGGCATCTCCTAAGTAAAGGTACGGCGTGAGGGATGGGGAGACACCTACCCTCTCACAGGCAGCAGACTGACCTCGGCCGTGTGACTCCCCAGATACAGAAGCTCCAGGGGGTCTCCAGATTTCGTCTTGTAAGACACCAGTTCTCCCCCTCGCTGTCGCGCTATGATGCTCACCTGGAAGAAAATAACGGTAGATTATATGGGCTGCAAGTGATGGGGTGGACTTCCCCTTTAAGTGAATGCTCATGCCACACTGAGCTAGTCACTGAATATAAGGAAATACTGTGGACTCAAAAAGACATCATCTTATCTCAGTACCCCCATTATATATGCCTCGCCCTTCAAGTCATTTAATAAGTTGAGTTCCCATCATTAATAATTCTTCACATTAATTTACCGTATCGACTGATCCAAATGTTGGGCCTCCCATTGAAACTCCGGCGTACCAGAAAGAAATGCGCAAATCCCCCACCTGAAACAGAGAAATTCAATGTGACCCTCAGATCAAGAGTTGGGCACATTTAGGTACTCGCACGTCTGATGGTCTGGAGTATTCATTAATCCACAATGCCAGATTATCAGATGTCACAGTACTAGACACTAATGCTCCGCTCACCTCTGGGTTTTTGGGATCGGCGCTCTGATAGAAGTAATTGCCTTCAGTGGTGACATCAGCGTGCGGCGTCCTGATCTCAGACAAACTCAGCTGCTTAAAGTTGTCGATTTTATTAATCAGCCCTGGAGGAAAAGTGATAAACTGAGAAGAGGAACCAGAGCAAAAAGGAAGAGCGATACACTGATCGGGGCAACACACAAGAGCAGAGCAATAAACATGACAATAAATCCAGATTGTCAGGTCCCTTTCCATTTTAAAGAGTTTGTTTCATATTCTTTCTTCAAGATTGCACTCCTCACCAGCCTCCTGCTTGCCAAGGACGGTGCACTCCTCCCCCTGCCTCCTGCTTGCCAGGGACAGTGCACTCCTCCCCCTGCTTGCCAGGCACGGTGCACTCCTCCCCCTGCCTCCTGCTTACCAGGGATGGTGCACTCCTCCCAATGTCTCCTGCTTGCCAGGATGGTGCACTCCCCCCCTGCTTGCCAGGCACGGTGCACTCCTCCCCCTGCCTCCTGCTTACCAGGGATGGTGCACTCCTCCCAATGTCTCCTGCTTGCCAGGGATGGTGCACTCCTCCCCTGCCTCCTGTTTGTCAGGGACATGCACTCCTCCCTTGGCTCCTGCTTGCCAGGGACAGTGCACCCCTCCCAAAATGCCTCCTGTTTGCTAGGGACGGTGCACTCATCCCTTG harbors:
- the XPC gene encoding DNA repair protein complementing XP-C cells isoform X1, coding for MGKRRGSADAQTDCKKPRKQPVKRTPAARGKADAVEDEREEAPNNKRSRVSAAGARTTKKAPKGAETTPRGDAARKKPPRNKKVQEEEPETEIQNLLSLESQSAVSDAAVKKESGSEDEEDSEEEWEDVEELNATTLDALQATTSNDSGLPTESVEIEIETAEAAKKRLRREKRKAEFAAYLRRIMNRFSKDLREDTHKVHLLCLLGNGFFRSDMCNSPDLQAVALSVVPVKFVNVPAARMDAVYVANLVKWFTTTFTLNPDISPDDQEPLSARLERRFGVYGVRDAEEMVHLFLILLRALQLLSRLVLSLQPIPIKEPPSKMASGPKGKSSKSKTSRPQKSPKGKSKPKWEEKETISLDSSEDEDRKQLDVITPKKEVRKVKKEMSGENSEDTKVKANPKNKLQRKVASKVSYKEESESHEGSSDSDYSYTGSEDSDFSEWDESIERKVKGMSSLKVNRKRSGEGKGKSHVAPGQPKAKSSPKDDDQKPKRRGKIISTDDEEEDEVILPPPTRGSDQWVEVYLEKEEKWVCVDCVYGTVNQPSLCFKAATKPVTYIVGIDTTGHVKDVTRRYDPEWMTGTRKRRIDTEWWEETLLPYRSTDSTQEDKEDVEFEAKLLKQPLPTSITEYKNHPLYALKRHLLKYEAIYPESAAILGSCRGEAVYSRSCVHTLHSRDTWLKDARVVRLGEVPYKMVKGQSNRARKARLADPKKDSNDLALYGQWQTEEYQPPIAVDGKVPRNEFGNVYLFKPNMLPIGCCHLQVSNLHRVARKLDVDCATAITGFDFHCGFSHPITDGYIVCEEYKDVLLAAWENEQVEIERKQKEKREKRALGNWKLLVKGLLIRERLKARYGQKDSAHFTSAAGEGFSSDEEQPASGTPALDTAVSWPQNRKAEEQLGGKVKRKTKREKKGEEKHLFPFEKL
- the XPC gene encoding DNA repair protein complementing XP-C cells isoform X2, encoding MGKRRGSADAQTDCKKPRKQPVKRTPAARGKDAVEDEREEAPNNKRSRVSAAGARTTKKAPKGAETTPRGDAARKKPPRNKKVQEEEPETEIQNLLSLESQSAVSDAAVKKESGSEDEEDSEEEWEDVEELNATTLDALQATTSNDSGLPTESVEIEIETAEAAKKRLRREKRKAEFAAYLRRIMNRFSKDLREDTHKVHLLCLLGNGFFRSDMCNSPDLQAVALSVVPVKFVNVPAARMDAVYVANLVKWFTTTFTLNPDISPDDQEPLSARLERRFGVYGVRDAEEMVHLFLILLRALQLLSRLVLSLQPIPIKEPPSKMASGPKGKSSKSKTSRPQKSPKGKSKPKWEEKETISLDSSEDEDRKQLDVITPKKEVRKVKKEMSGENSEDTKVKANPKNKLQRKVASKVSYKEESESHEGSSDSDYSYTGSEDSDFSEWDESIERKVKGMSSLKVNRKRSGEGKGKSHVAPGQPKAKSSPKDDDQKPKRRGKIISTDDEEEDEVILPPPTRGSDQWVEVYLEKEEKWVCVDCVYGTVNQPSLCFKAATKPVTYIVGIDTTGHVKDVTRRYDPEWMTGTRKRRIDTEWWEETLLPYRSTDSTQEDKEDVEFEAKLLKQPLPTSITEYKNHPLYALKRHLLKYEAIYPESAAILGSCRGEAVYSRSCVHTLHSRDTWLKDARVVRLGEVPYKMVKGQSNRARKARLADPKKDSNDLALYGQWQTEEYQPPIAVDGKVPRNEFGNVYLFKPNMLPIGCCHLQVSNLHRVARKLDVDCATAITGFDFHCGFSHPITDGYIVCEEYKDVLLAAWENEQVEIERKQKEKREKRALGNWKLLVKGLLIRERLKARYGQKDSAHFTSAAGEGFSSDEEQPASGTPALDTAVSWPQNRKAEEQLGGKVKRKTKREKKGEEKHLFPFEKL
- the TMEM43 gene encoding transmembrane protein 43 — encoded protein: MARQYADSTREHTTIRSDPAPGFLQRLSDTAGGMVVGLIAFTLSFYLLFTNEGRAVQTAASLDEGLSVVVPIGNVHRVDPINEAKLLHLTGPLQTLKPLFDPNYGVSMHCVQLKRQVEMYQWVEYEESKEYEEGGEKKTETRYTYNTEWRSEVVSSRHFDREIAHRNPSAMAVESFTAVAADVQVGNYYLSKGLINKIDNFKQLSLSEIRTPHADVTTEGNYFYQSADPKNPEVGDLRISFWYAGVSMGGPTFGSVDTVSIIARQRGGELVSYKTKSGDPLELLYLGSHTAEEMFLAEHQGNIMKTWALRAAGWLMMFLGVSLMTKIIHTLVDWFPIVRDLVNLGLKLFALCISTSLSLLTIASGWLFYRPLMALLLSTAAIGIILLARTRVPTKKYQ